CATGATCTGGTCCGGCGCCATGATGCTGGACTTTTTGGGCCAGGGCGACGCCAGCTACCGGGCCGCGCACGACGCGATTCTGGCAGCAATCGAAAGCACGATTGCCGATGGCGCCAGAACGCCTGATCTCGGCGGTTCGGCCAGCACGATCGAGGCGGGGATGGCGATTGCGGCGTTGCTGGAATAGATCTCATCCGGCAGTCGCTGCCGCGTCGTACCCGCGAAAGCGGGTACCCAGGTCGGCGATACTGCTTGCGATGCCTGGGAAATTGGATCCCCGCCTGCGCGGGGATGACATTTTGCGGCCCAGGTTACAACCGCAGCATGACGGCGCCGATTTATTTAGCCGCAGTAATCACACCGCAAGCGAGCCGGCCACCGGCATTGCCGGTCGGCTGGGTCTTCAGGTCGTCGGGCGCAGTGTGCACGATCACGCCGCGATTGAGGGCGTTGACCGGGCTGCCTTCGGTCAGCGTCAGCTGCGACAGCGGCACCTTGACGTCGAGCGTGGCTACGCCCTTGGCATCGGCAGTGATATTGCCGAAGTCGCCGCTGTGCTTGCTGGCGTGCGACGGATCGCCGTGCGGTGCGCTGGTCGGATTAAAATGGCCGCCGGCGCTGCTGCCGTCGGGCGCCGAGCAATCGCCTTTTTCGTGGATGTGGAACCCGTGCAAGCCGGGCGTCAGGCCTTCGACCTTGGCCTTGACGTGGACGCCGTCGGCGGTTTGCTCGAACGTGACCAGGCCGGACGTCTTGCTGTTGGCGGTTGGCGCCAGCTTGGCCTGGGCGGTGACGTTAGCTGCTGAAGCGGTCTGAATGGCGGCCAGCGCCAGGATGCAGCTCAAGCTTAGTGCGGCTGTTTTCATTGTGTGGTTCCTTGTTAACGTGATCGAACAAAATGCGCCGCCGGTTTGCGGCGACACAACGCGTTCAAATCATATCAACTTTACCAATTGCTTGCCAAAATTGAACCCCTGCAGTAAACCGATGAAAGCCTCGGGCGCAGCAGCGATGCCCTGCGCCACGGTTTCACGGTATTTGACCTGGCCGGATGCCACCAGTTCCGCCAATTCCATCAATCCCTGGTCCCACAATTCCATGTGCTCGGTGACGATAAAACCTTGCACCGTC
This is a stretch of genomic DNA from Duganella zoogloeoides. It encodes these proteins:
- a CDS encoding superoxide dismutase family protein; translated protein: MKTAALSLSCILALAAIQTASAANVTAQAKLAPTANSKTSGLVTFEQTADGVHVKAKVEGLTPGLHGFHIHEKGDCSAPDGSSAGGHFNPTSAPHGDPSHASKHSGDFGNITADAKGVATLDVKVPLSQLTLTEGSPVNALNRGVIVHTAPDDLKTQPTGNAGGRLACGVITAAK